One stretch of Columba livia isolate bColLiv1 breed racing homer chromosome 29, bColLiv1.pat.W.v2, whole genome shotgun sequence DNA includes these proteins:
- the ARHGAP9 gene encoding rho GTPase-activating protein 9 isoform X6, protein MGPWTRGHGMSTRGPQRHPQPHAVQQKETAASLLPAAASAGFPAHPRAPAASALPGPRVLLVSPVPRIPGAGIGCPGTRIRGHTWSLHCLWTDGADQAGVCPGALSGARMLAGRWRREGRQWRRAKPAVVVCALYDYAYRAEDGRQVAMAAGEQFLLLHKANEDWWQVRRAGEPHRARPFFVPAAYVAELDPGDAGGWSTQPPSQPEDTGPRQHCCSLEDLRGPPLRPPQEAGPPPTRCSSTGRLAEGAAPARPPALQELLAKGAGVPPQGATMIYSNLEELQRVGGRAEPPLPTSPPIQVLGAWERHLDPNTGRCFFYNPRTGVTSWKPPRQQREPAGMGAAGEGADSGVSRGRTPARPGMEDRTAPPQPSRETPHCAPALPTEVQRAGRLNKTKIAEGGRKLRKSWGVSWVVLAGNSLVFYKEPKGPAPAAWCPTSSRPESSVDLRGAALDWARELSSKKNVIHLRTVTGNEFLLQSDQEATIQEWALAVARVIRRLDVENPVDAPAGWLHRGDLWNPAELSGDEDEAPRAAEGTGAPGVPHNPSASEKQRVRSKLRRFIVKRPSLQSLQEKGLIRDQVFGCRLDALCQREGSAVPRFVRLCVEAVEERGLDVDGIYRVNGNLSVIQKLRFTVDRERAVTSDGRYVFPERLLQEERVSLADPEWSDVHVVAGALKLFLRELPEPLVPYRFFEPFIGAIKLPGCQEQVKRVAELVQSLPAPSYATLRYLLAHLCRVVERADVNRMTRHNIGIVFGPTLLRPEREPGSLAADVSQQTRAVELLLAHFERIFPAAP, encoded by the exons ATGGGGCCATGGACCCGAGGCCATGGGATGAGCACCAGAGGCCCCCAGcgccacccccagccccacgccgTGCAGCAGAAGGAAACCGCAGCCTCGCTGCTTCCTGCTGCAGCATCCGCTGGGTTTCCTGCGCATCCCCGAGCCCCGGCTGCCTCAGCGCTCCCAGGCCCTCGGGTCCTCCTGGTCTCCCCAGTGCCCCGTATCCCGGGAGCAGGCATTGGCTGCCCCGGCACCAGGATCCGGGGCCACACGTGGTCCCTCCACTGCTTGTGGACAG ACGGTGCGGACCAGGCCGGAGTGTGCCCGGGCGCCCTGAGCGGGGCGAGGATGCTGGCGGGGCGGTGGCGCCGGGAGGGGCGGCAGTGGCGGCGTGCCAAGCCGGCCGTGGTTGTCTGTGCCCTGTACGACTACGCGTACCGTGCTGAGGACGGGCGGCAGGTGGCCATGGCTGCTGGCGAGCAGTTCCTGCTGCTCCACAAAGCCAACGAGGACTGGTGGCAGGTGAGACGGGCTGGCGAGCCCCACCGGGCTCGGCCCTTCTTTGTCCCCGCTGCCTACGTGGCTGAGCTGGACCCTGGTGACGCTGGGGGGTGGAGCACGCAGCCCCCCAGCCAGCCTGAGGACACAG GCCCGCGACAGCATTGCTGCTCACTTGAGGACCTGCGTGGCCCCCCCCTGCGCCCCCCCCAGGAGGCCGGGCCGCCCCCCACGCGCTGCAGCAGCACCGGGCGGCTGGCAGAGGGGGCTGCGCCCGCGCGCCCCCCGgccctgcaggagctgctggccaAGGGCGCCGGG GTGCCCCCCCAGGGAGCCACCATGATCTACTCCAACCTTGAGGAGCTGCAGCGAGTGGGGGGCCGGGCTGAGCCCCCCTTGCCAACCAGCCCCCCCATCCAGGTTTTGGGTGCCTGGGAGCGTCACCTGGACCCCAACACTGGGCGCTGCTTCTTCTACAACCCCCGCACGGGCGTGACCTCCTGGAAACCCCCCAGGCAGCAGCGGGAGCCGGCGGGCATGGGGGCAGCAGGGGAAGGCGCCGACAGCGGG GTGAGCCGCGGCCGGACCCCCGCCCGCCCAGGGATGGAGGACCGGACAGCCCCCCCCCAGCCCTCACGTGAGACCCCGCACTGTGCCCCTGCGCTGCCCACC GAGGTGCAAAGGGCCGGGCGGCTCAACAAGACCAAGATCGCTGAGGGGGGAAGGAAGCTCAG GAAGAGCTGGGGGGTGTCCTGGGTGGTGCTGGCCGGGAACAGCCTCGTCTTCTACAAGGAGCCCAAGGGGCCAGCACCCGCTGCCTGG tgtcccaccaGCAGCCGCCCCGAGAGCAGCGTGGACTTGAGGGGGGCCGCCCTGGACTGGGCCCGTGAGCTCTCCAGTAAGAAGAACGTCATCCAC CTCCGCACTGTGACGGGGAACGAGTTCCTGCTGCAGTCGGACCAGGAGGCCACCATCCAGGAGTGGGCCCTGGCCGTGGCGCGGGTCATCCGGCGGCTG GACGTGGAGAACCCCGTGGACGCACCCGCGGGTTGGCTGCACCGGGGAGACCTTTGGAACCCGGCGGAGCTCAGTGGGGACGAGGATGAGGCACCACGGGCCGCTGAGGGCACCGGGGCtccag GTGTCCCCCACAACCCCAGCGCCTCCGAGAAGCAGCGGGTGAGGAGCAAGCTGAGGCGCTTCATCGTCAAGCGGCCCTCGCTCCAGAGCCTGCAGGAGAAGGGGCTCATCCGAG ACCAGGTGTTCGGGTGCCGCCTGGACGCCCTGTGCCAGCGGGAGGGCAGCGCCGTGCCGCGCTTCGTCCGGCTCTGCGTGGAGGCCGTTGAGGAGCGAG GCCTTGACGTTGATGGGATCTACCGGGTCAATGGGAACCTATCTGTGATCCAGAAGCTACGTTTTACTGTGGACCGGG AGCGAGCCGTGACCTCGGACGGGCGCTACGTCTTCCCCGAGCGGCTGCTCCAAG AGGAGCGGGTCAGCCTGGCGGACCCCGAGTGGAGTGACGTGCACGTGGTGGCTGGTGCCCTCAAGCTCTTCCTGCGGGAGCTGCCCGAGCCCCTGGTGCCCTACAGGTTCTTTGAGCCCTTCATTGGAGCCATCA AGCTGCCGGGCTGCCAGGAGCAGGTGAAGCGGGTGGCCGAGCTGGTGCAGAGCCTGCCGGCGCCCAGCTACGCCACGCTGCGCTACCTGCTGGCTCACCTCTGCCG GGTGGTGGAACGGGCGGACGTTAACCGCATGACGCGCCACAACATCGGCATCGTGTTCGGGCCGACGCTGCTGCGGCCGGAGCGGGAGCCGGGCAGCCTGGCCGCGGACGTGTCGCAGCAGACCCGGGcggtggagctgctgctggcgcaCTTCGAGCGCATCTTCCCCGCAGCCCCCTGA
- the ARHGAP9 gene encoding rho GTPase-activating protein 9 isoform X1, whose product MGPWTRGHGMSTRGPQRHPQPHAVQQKETAASLLPAAASAGFPAHPRAPAASALPGPRVLLVSPVPRIPGAGIGCPGTRIRGHTWSLHCLWTDGADQAGVCPGALSGARMLAGRWRREGRQWRRAKPAVVVCALYDYAYRAEDGRQVAMAAGEQFLLLHKANEDWWQVRRAGEPHRARPFFVPAAYVAELDPGDAGGWSTQPPSQPEDTGPRQHCCSLEDLRGPPLRPPQEAGPPPTRCSSTGRLAEGAAPARPPALQELLAKGAGVPPQGATMIYSNLEELQRVGGRAEPPLPTSPPIQVLGAWERHLDPNTGRCFFYNPRTGVTSWKPPRQQREPAGMGAAGEGADSGVSRGRTPARPGMEDRTAPPQPSRETPHCAPALPTEVQRAGRLNKTKIAEGGRKLRKSWGVSWVVLAGNSLVFYKEPKGPAPAAWCPTSSRPESSVDLRGAALDWARELSSKKNVIHLRTVTGNEFLLQSDQEATIQEWALAVARVIRRLDVENPVDAPAGWLHRGDLWNPAELSGDEDEAPRAAEGTGAPGVPHNPSASEKQRVRSKLRRFIVKRPSLQSLQEKGLIRDQVFGCRLDALCQREGSAVPRFVRLCVEAVEERGLDVDGIYRVNGNLSVIQKLRFTVDRERAVTSDGRYVFPERLLQEERVSLADPEWSDVHVVAGALKLFLRELPEPLVPYRAAGLPGAGEAGGRAGAEPAGAQLRHAALPAGSPLPVRGQLWGGLRAAPELAGPWGGVGQLRGAAGCPGTQGEGQGGLEPARAMGPDMDLLGDGWRTRAGCGAWDRPQPRAWRTRAGCGAWDSPQPRAWRTRVGCGAWDRPQPRAWRTRAGCGAWDRPQPRAWRTRAGCGAWDRPQPRAWRTRAGCGAWDRPQPRAWRTRVGCGAWDRPQPRAWRTRAGCGAWDRPQPRAWRTRVGCGAWDRPQPRAWRTRAGCGVWDRPQPRACPGWWNGRTLTA is encoded by the exons ATGGGGCCATGGACCCGAGGCCATGGGATGAGCACCAGAGGCCCCCAGcgccacccccagccccacgccgTGCAGCAGAAGGAAACCGCAGCCTCGCTGCTTCCTGCTGCAGCATCCGCTGGGTTTCCTGCGCATCCCCGAGCCCCGGCTGCCTCAGCGCTCCCAGGCCCTCGGGTCCTCCTGGTCTCCCCAGTGCCCCGTATCCCGGGAGCAGGCATTGGCTGCCCCGGCACCAGGATCCGGGGCCACACGTGGTCCCTCCACTGCTTGTGGACAG ACGGTGCGGACCAGGCCGGAGTGTGCCCGGGCGCCCTGAGCGGGGCGAGGATGCTGGCGGGGCGGTGGCGCCGGGAGGGGCGGCAGTGGCGGCGTGCCAAGCCGGCCGTGGTTGTCTGTGCCCTGTACGACTACGCGTACCGTGCTGAGGACGGGCGGCAGGTGGCCATGGCTGCTGGCGAGCAGTTCCTGCTGCTCCACAAAGCCAACGAGGACTGGTGGCAGGTGAGACGGGCTGGCGAGCCCCACCGGGCTCGGCCCTTCTTTGTCCCCGCTGCCTACGTGGCTGAGCTGGACCCTGGTGACGCTGGGGGGTGGAGCACGCAGCCCCCCAGCCAGCCTGAGGACACAG GCCCGCGACAGCATTGCTGCTCACTTGAGGACCTGCGTGGCCCCCCCCTGCGCCCCCCCCAGGAGGCCGGGCCGCCCCCCACGCGCTGCAGCAGCACCGGGCGGCTGGCAGAGGGGGCTGCGCCCGCGCGCCCCCCGgccctgcaggagctgctggccaAGGGCGCCGGG GTGCCCCCCCAGGGAGCCACCATGATCTACTCCAACCTTGAGGAGCTGCAGCGAGTGGGGGGCCGGGCTGAGCCCCCCTTGCCAACCAGCCCCCCCATCCAGGTTTTGGGTGCCTGGGAGCGTCACCTGGACCCCAACACTGGGCGCTGCTTCTTCTACAACCCCCGCACGGGCGTGACCTCCTGGAAACCCCCCAGGCAGCAGCGGGAGCCGGCGGGCATGGGGGCAGCAGGGGAAGGCGCCGACAGCGGG GTGAGCCGCGGCCGGACCCCCGCCCGCCCAGGGATGGAGGACCGGACAGCCCCCCCCCAGCCCTCACGTGAGACCCCGCACTGTGCCCCTGCGCTGCCCACC GAGGTGCAAAGGGCCGGGCGGCTCAACAAGACCAAGATCGCTGAGGGGGGAAGGAAGCTCAG GAAGAGCTGGGGGGTGTCCTGGGTGGTGCTGGCCGGGAACAGCCTCGTCTTCTACAAGGAGCCCAAGGGGCCAGCACCCGCTGCCTGG tgtcccaccaGCAGCCGCCCCGAGAGCAGCGTGGACTTGAGGGGGGCCGCCCTGGACTGGGCCCGTGAGCTCTCCAGTAAGAAGAACGTCATCCAC CTCCGCACTGTGACGGGGAACGAGTTCCTGCTGCAGTCGGACCAGGAGGCCACCATCCAGGAGTGGGCCCTGGCCGTGGCGCGGGTCATCCGGCGGCTG GACGTGGAGAACCCCGTGGACGCACCCGCGGGTTGGCTGCACCGGGGAGACCTTTGGAACCCGGCGGAGCTCAGTGGGGACGAGGATGAGGCACCACGGGCCGCTGAGGGCACCGGGGCtccag GTGTCCCCCACAACCCCAGCGCCTCCGAGAAGCAGCGGGTGAGGAGCAAGCTGAGGCGCTTCATCGTCAAGCGGCCCTCGCTCCAGAGCCTGCAGGAGAAGGGGCTCATCCGAG ACCAGGTGTTCGGGTGCCGCCTGGACGCCCTGTGCCAGCGGGAGGGCAGCGCCGTGCCGCGCTTCGTCCGGCTCTGCGTGGAGGCCGTTGAGGAGCGAG GCCTTGACGTTGATGGGATCTACCGGGTCAATGGGAACCTATCTGTGATCCAGAAGCTACGTTTTACTGTGGACCGGG AGCGAGCCGTGACCTCGGACGGGCGCTACGTCTTCCCCGAGCGGCTGCTCCAAG AGGAGCGGGTCAGCCTGGCGGACCCCGAGTGGAGTGACGTGCACGTGGTGGCTGGTGCCCTCAAGCTCTTCCTGCGGGAGCTGCCCGAGCCCCTGGTGCCCTACAG AGCTGCCGGGCTGCCAGGAGCAGGTGAAGCGGGTGGCCGAGCTGGTGCAGAGCCTGCCGGCGCCCAGCTACGCCACGCTGCGCTACCTGCTGGCTCACCTCTGCCGGTGagggggcagctgtggggcgGGCTTAGAGCTGCCCCAGAGCTGGCTGGGCCGTGGGGTGGCGTGGGGCAGCTGCGGGGGGCGGCTGGTTGCCCTGGTACACAAGGGGAGGGGCAGGGAGGACTAGAGCCGGCCAGAGCGATGGGACCAGACATGGACCTCCTGGGTGACGGGTGGAGGACCCGGGCGGGATGTGGTGCGTGGGACCGCCCCCAGCCCCGTGCGTGGAGGACCCGGGCGGGATGCGGTGCGTGGGacagcccccagccccgtgCGTGGAGGACCCGGGTGGGATGCGGTGCGTGGGACCGCCCCCAGCCCCGTGCGTGGAGGACCCGGGCGGGATGCGGTGCGTGGGACCGCCCCCAGCCCCGTGCGTGGAGGACCCGGGCGGGATGCGGTGCGTGGGACCGCCCCCAGCCCCGTGCGTGGAGGACCCGGGCGGGATGCGGTGCGTGGGACCGCCCCCAGCCCCGTGCGTGGAGGACCCGGGTGGGATGCGGTGCGTGGGACCGCCCCCAGCCCCGTGCGTGGAGGACCCGGGCGGGATGTGGTGCGTGGGACCGCCCCCAGCCCCGTGCGTGGAGGACCCGGGTGGGATGTGGTGCGTGGGACCGCCCCCAGCCCCGTGCGTGGAGGACCCGGGCGGGATGTGGTGTGTGGGACCGCCCCCAGCCCCGTGCATGCCCAGGGTGGTGGAACGGGCGGACGTTAACCGCATGA
- the ARHGAP9 gene encoding rho GTPase-activating protein 9 isoform X4, protein MLAGRWRREGRQWRRAKPAVVVCALYDYAYRAEDGRQVAMAAGEQFLLLHKANEDWWQVRRAGEPHRARPFFVPAAYVAELDPGDAGGWSTQPPSQPEDTGPRQHCCSLEDLRGPPLRPPQEAGPPPTRCSSTGRLAEGAAPARPPALQELLAKGAGVPPQGATMIYSNLEELQRVGGRAEPPLPTSPPIQVLGAWERHLDPNTGRCFFYNPRTGVTSWKPPRQQREPAGMGAAGEGADSGVSRGRTPARPGMEDRTAPPQPSRETPHCAPALPTEVQRAGRLNKTKIAEGGRKLRKSWGVSWVVLAGNSLVFYKEPKGPAPAAWCPTSSRPESSVDLRGAALDWARELSSKKNVIHLRTVTGNEFLLQSDQEATIQEWALAVARVIRRLDVENPVDAPAGWLHRGDLWNPAELSGDEDEAPRAAEGTGAPGVPHNPSASEKQRVRSKLRRFIVKRPSLQSLQEKGLIRDQVFGCRLDALCQREGSAVPRFVRLCVEAVEERGLDVDGIYRVNGNLSVIQKLRFTVDRERAVTSDGRYVFPERLLQEERVSLADPEWSDVHVVAGALKLFLRELPEPLVPYRAAGLPGAGEAGGRAGAEPAGAQLRHAALPAGSPLPVRGQLWGGLRAAPELAGPWGGVGQLRGAAGCPGTQGEGQGGLEPARAMGPDMDLLGDGWRTRAGCGAWDRPQPRAWRTRAGCGAWDSPQPRAWRTRVGCGAWDRPQPRAWRTRAGCGAWDRPQPRAWRTRAGCGAWDRPQPRAWRTRAGCGAWDRPQPRAWRTRVGCGAWDRPQPRAWRTRAGCGAWDRPQPRAWRTRVGCGAWDRPQPRAWRTRAGCGVWDRPQPRACPGWWNGRTLTA, encoded by the exons ATGCTGGCGGGGCGGTGGCGCCGGGAGGGGCGGCAGTGGCGGCGTGCCAAGCCGGCCGTGGTTGTCTGTGCCCTGTACGACTACGCGTACCGTGCTGAGGACGGGCGGCAGGTGGCCATGGCTGCTGGCGAGCAGTTCCTGCTGCTCCACAAAGCCAACGAGGACTGGTGGCAGGTGAGACGGGCTGGCGAGCCCCACCGGGCTCGGCCCTTCTTTGTCCCCGCTGCCTACGTGGCTGAGCTGGACCCTGGTGACGCTGGGGGGTGGAGCACGCAGCCCCCCAGCCAGCCTGAGGACACAG GCCCGCGACAGCATTGCTGCTCACTTGAGGACCTGCGTGGCCCCCCCCTGCGCCCCCCCCAGGAGGCCGGGCCGCCCCCCACGCGCTGCAGCAGCACCGGGCGGCTGGCAGAGGGGGCTGCGCCCGCGCGCCCCCCGgccctgcaggagctgctggccaAGGGCGCCGGG GTGCCCCCCCAGGGAGCCACCATGATCTACTCCAACCTTGAGGAGCTGCAGCGAGTGGGGGGCCGGGCTGAGCCCCCCTTGCCAACCAGCCCCCCCATCCAGGTTTTGGGTGCCTGGGAGCGTCACCTGGACCCCAACACTGGGCGCTGCTTCTTCTACAACCCCCGCACGGGCGTGACCTCCTGGAAACCCCCCAGGCAGCAGCGGGAGCCGGCGGGCATGGGGGCAGCAGGGGAAGGCGCCGACAGCGGG GTGAGCCGCGGCCGGACCCCCGCCCGCCCAGGGATGGAGGACCGGACAGCCCCCCCCCAGCCCTCACGTGAGACCCCGCACTGTGCCCCTGCGCTGCCCACC GAGGTGCAAAGGGCCGGGCGGCTCAACAAGACCAAGATCGCTGAGGGGGGAAGGAAGCTCAG GAAGAGCTGGGGGGTGTCCTGGGTGGTGCTGGCCGGGAACAGCCTCGTCTTCTACAAGGAGCCCAAGGGGCCAGCACCCGCTGCCTGG tgtcccaccaGCAGCCGCCCCGAGAGCAGCGTGGACTTGAGGGGGGCCGCCCTGGACTGGGCCCGTGAGCTCTCCAGTAAGAAGAACGTCATCCAC CTCCGCACTGTGACGGGGAACGAGTTCCTGCTGCAGTCGGACCAGGAGGCCACCATCCAGGAGTGGGCCCTGGCCGTGGCGCGGGTCATCCGGCGGCTG GACGTGGAGAACCCCGTGGACGCACCCGCGGGTTGGCTGCACCGGGGAGACCTTTGGAACCCGGCGGAGCTCAGTGGGGACGAGGATGAGGCACCACGGGCCGCTGAGGGCACCGGGGCtccag GTGTCCCCCACAACCCCAGCGCCTCCGAGAAGCAGCGGGTGAGGAGCAAGCTGAGGCGCTTCATCGTCAAGCGGCCCTCGCTCCAGAGCCTGCAGGAGAAGGGGCTCATCCGAG ACCAGGTGTTCGGGTGCCGCCTGGACGCCCTGTGCCAGCGGGAGGGCAGCGCCGTGCCGCGCTTCGTCCGGCTCTGCGTGGAGGCCGTTGAGGAGCGAG GCCTTGACGTTGATGGGATCTACCGGGTCAATGGGAACCTATCTGTGATCCAGAAGCTACGTTTTACTGTGGACCGGG AGCGAGCCGTGACCTCGGACGGGCGCTACGTCTTCCCCGAGCGGCTGCTCCAAG AGGAGCGGGTCAGCCTGGCGGACCCCGAGTGGAGTGACGTGCACGTGGTGGCTGGTGCCCTCAAGCTCTTCCTGCGGGAGCTGCCCGAGCCCCTGGTGCCCTACAG AGCTGCCGGGCTGCCAGGAGCAGGTGAAGCGGGTGGCCGAGCTGGTGCAGAGCCTGCCGGCGCCCAGCTACGCCACGCTGCGCTACCTGCTGGCTCACCTCTGCCGGTGagggggcagctgtggggcgGGCTTAGAGCTGCCCCAGAGCTGGCTGGGCCGTGGGGTGGCGTGGGGCAGCTGCGGGGGGCGGCTGGTTGCCCTGGTACACAAGGGGAGGGGCAGGGAGGACTAGAGCCGGCCAGAGCGATGGGACCAGACATGGACCTCCTGGGTGACGGGTGGAGGACCCGGGCGGGATGTGGTGCGTGGGACCGCCCCCAGCCCCGTGCGTGGAGGACCCGGGCGGGATGCGGTGCGTGGGacagcccccagccccgtgCGTGGAGGACCCGGGTGGGATGCGGTGCGTGGGACCGCCCCCAGCCCCGTGCGTGGAGGACCCGGGCGGGATGCGGTGCGTGGGACCGCCCCCAGCCCCGTGCGTGGAGGACCCGGGCGGGATGCGGTGCGTGGGACCGCCCCCAGCCCCGTGCGTGGAGGACCCGGGCGGGATGCGGTGCGTGGGACCGCCCCCAGCCCCGTGCGTGGAGGACCCGGGTGGGATGCGGTGCGTGGGACCGCCCCCAGCCCCGTGCGTGGAGGACCCGGGCGGGATGTGGTGCGTGGGACCGCCCCCAGCCCCGTGCGTGGAGGACCCGGGTGGGATGTGGTGCGTGGGACCGCCCCCAGCCCCGTGCGTGGAGGACCCGGGCGGGATGTGGTGTGTGGGACCGCCCCCAGCCCCGTGCATGCCCAGGGTGGTGGAACGGGCGGACGTTAACCGCATGA
- the ARHGAP9 gene encoding rho GTPase-activating protein 9 isoform X3: protein MGPWTRGHGMSTRGPQRHPQPHAVQQKETAASLLPAAASAGFPAHPRAPAASALPGPRVLLVSPVPRIPGAGIGCPGTRIRGHTWSLHCLWTDGADQAGVCPGALSGARMLAGRWRREGRQWRRAKPAVVVCALYDYAYRAEDGRQVAMAAGEQFLLLHKANEDWWQVPPQGATMIYSNLEELQRVGGRAEPPLPTSPPIQVLGAWERHLDPNTGRCFFYNPRTGVTSWKPPRQQREPAGMGAAGEGADSGVSRGRTPARPGMEDRTAPPQPSRETPHCAPALPTEVQRAGRLNKTKIAEGGRKLRKSWGVSWVVLAGNSLVFYKEPKGPAPAAWCPTSSRPESSVDLRGAALDWARELSSKKNVIHLRTVTGNEFLLQSDQEATIQEWALAVARVIRRLDVENPVDAPAGWLHRGDLWNPAELSGDEDEAPRAAEGTGAPGVPHNPSASEKQRVRSKLRRFIVKRPSLQSLQEKGLIRDQVFGCRLDALCQREGSAVPRFVRLCVEAVEERGLDVDGIYRVNGNLSVIQKLRFTVDRERAVTSDGRYVFPERLLQEERVSLADPEWSDVHVVAGALKLFLRELPEPLVPYRAAGLPGAGEAGGRAGAEPAGAQLRHAALPAGSPLPVRGQLWGGLRAAPELAGPWGGVGQLRGAAGCPGTQGEGQGGLEPARAMGPDMDLLGDGWRTRAGCGAWDRPQPRAWRTRAGCGAWDSPQPRAWRTRVGCGAWDRPQPRAWRTRAGCGAWDRPQPRAWRTRAGCGAWDRPQPRAWRTRAGCGAWDRPQPRAWRTRVGCGAWDRPQPRAWRTRAGCGAWDRPQPRAWRTRVGCGAWDRPQPRAWRTRAGCGVWDRPQPRACPGWWNGRTLTA from the exons ATGGGGCCATGGACCCGAGGCCATGGGATGAGCACCAGAGGCCCCCAGcgccacccccagccccacgccgTGCAGCAGAAGGAAACCGCAGCCTCGCTGCTTCCTGCTGCAGCATCCGCTGGGTTTCCTGCGCATCCCCGAGCCCCGGCTGCCTCAGCGCTCCCAGGCCCTCGGGTCCTCCTGGTCTCCCCAGTGCCCCGTATCCCGGGAGCAGGCATTGGCTGCCCCGGCACCAGGATCCGGGGCCACACGTGGTCCCTCCACTGCTTGTGGACAG ACGGTGCGGACCAGGCCGGAGTGTGCCCGGGCGCCCTGAGCGGGGCGAGGATGCTGGCGGGGCGGTGGCGCCGGGAGGGGCGGCAGTGGCGGCGTGCCAAGCCGGCCGTGGTTGTCTGTGCCCTGTACGACTACGCGTACCGTGCTGAGGACGGGCGGCAGGTGGCCATGGCTGCTGGCGAGCAGTTCCTGCTGCTCCACAAAGCCAACGAGGACTGGTGGCAG GTGCCCCCCCAGGGAGCCACCATGATCTACTCCAACCTTGAGGAGCTGCAGCGAGTGGGGGGCCGGGCTGAGCCCCCCTTGCCAACCAGCCCCCCCATCCAGGTTTTGGGTGCCTGGGAGCGTCACCTGGACCCCAACACTGGGCGCTGCTTCTTCTACAACCCCCGCACGGGCGTGACCTCCTGGAAACCCCCCAGGCAGCAGCGGGAGCCGGCGGGCATGGGGGCAGCAGGGGAAGGCGCCGACAGCGGG GTGAGCCGCGGCCGGACCCCCGCCCGCCCAGGGATGGAGGACCGGACAGCCCCCCCCCAGCCCTCACGTGAGACCCCGCACTGTGCCCCTGCGCTGCCCACC GAGGTGCAAAGGGCCGGGCGGCTCAACAAGACCAAGATCGCTGAGGGGGGAAGGAAGCTCAG GAAGAGCTGGGGGGTGTCCTGGGTGGTGCTGGCCGGGAACAGCCTCGTCTTCTACAAGGAGCCCAAGGGGCCAGCACCCGCTGCCTGG tgtcccaccaGCAGCCGCCCCGAGAGCAGCGTGGACTTGAGGGGGGCCGCCCTGGACTGGGCCCGTGAGCTCTCCAGTAAGAAGAACGTCATCCAC CTCCGCACTGTGACGGGGAACGAGTTCCTGCTGCAGTCGGACCAGGAGGCCACCATCCAGGAGTGGGCCCTGGCCGTGGCGCGGGTCATCCGGCGGCTG GACGTGGAGAACCCCGTGGACGCACCCGCGGGTTGGCTGCACCGGGGAGACCTTTGGAACCCGGCGGAGCTCAGTGGGGACGAGGATGAGGCACCACGGGCCGCTGAGGGCACCGGGGCtccag GTGTCCCCCACAACCCCAGCGCCTCCGAGAAGCAGCGGGTGAGGAGCAAGCTGAGGCGCTTCATCGTCAAGCGGCCCTCGCTCCAGAGCCTGCAGGAGAAGGGGCTCATCCGAG ACCAGGTGTTCGGGTGCCGCCTGGACGCCCTGTGCCAGCGGGAGGGCAGCGCCGTGCCGCGCTTCGTCCGGCTCTGCGTGGAGGCCGTTGAGGAGCGAG GCCTTGACGTTGATGGGATCTACCGGGTCAATGGGAACCTATCTGTGATCCAGAAGCTACGTTTTACTGTGGACCGGG AGCGAGCCGTGACCTCGGACGGGCGCTACGTCTTCCCCGAGCGGCTGCTCCAAG AGGAGCGGGTCAGCCTGGCGGACCCCGAGTGGAGTGACGTGCACGTGGTGGCTGGTGCCCTCAAGCTCTTCCTGCGGGAGCTGCCCGAGCCCCTGGTGCCCTACAG AGCTGCCGGGCTGCCAGGAGCAGGTGAAGCGGGTGGCCGAGCTGGTGCAGAGCCTGCCGGCGCCCAGCTACGCCACGCTGCGCTACCTGCTGGCTCACCTCTGCCGGTGagggggcagctgtggggcgGGCTTAGAGCTGCCCCAGAGCTGGCTGGGCCGTGGGGTGGCGTGGGGCAGCTGCGGGGGGCGGCTGGTTGCCCTGGTACACAAGGGGAGGGGCAGGGAGGACTAGAGCCGGCCAGAGCGATGGGACCAGACATGGACCTCCTGGGTGACGGGTGGAGGACCCGGGCGGGATGTGGTGCGTGGGACCGCCCCCAGCCCCGTGCGTGGAGGACCCGGGCGGGATGCGGTGCGTGGGacagcccccagccccgtgCGTGGAGGACCCGGGTGGGATGCGGTGCGTGGGACCGCCCCCAGCCCCGTGCGTGGAGGACCCGGGCGGGATGCGGTGCGTGGGACCGCCCCCAGCCCCGTGCGTGGAGGACCCGGGCGGGATGCGGTGCGTGGGACCGCCCCCAGCCCCGTGCGTGGAGGACCCGGGCGGGATGCGGTGCGTGGGACCGCCCCCAGCCCCGTGCGTGGAGGACCCGGGTGGGATGCGGTGCGTGGGACCGCCCCCAGCCCCGTGCGTGGAGGACCCGGGCGGGATGTGGTGCGTGGGACCGCCCCCAGCCCCGTGCGTGGAGGACCCGGGTGGGATGTGGTGCGTGGGACCGCCCCCAGCCCCGTGCGTGGAGGACCCGGGCGGGATGTGGTGTGTGGGACCGCCCCCAGCCCCGTGCATGCCCAGGGTGGTGGAACGGGCGGACGTTAACCGCATGA